The following are encoded together in the Mycolicibacterium arabiense genome:
- a CDS encoding FAD-dependent oxidoreductase, producing the protein MSNSAGIVIVGGGLAATRTAEQLRRAEFAGPITIVSDEDHLPYDRPPLSKDVLRGETDDVLLKPAEFYSEHHITLRLGSAATALDTAAQTVTLADGDVVPYDELVIATGLTPKRIRSLPDLEGVRVLRTLDESLALRRHAGSVKRAVIIGAGFIGCEVAASLRKLGAEVTIVEPQPAPLASVLGQQIGELVARLHRAEGVDVRCGVGVASVTGSGHVEKVQLSDGTELDADVVVVGIGSRPSTDWLEGSGVEIDNGVVCDVHGRTSAPNVWAVGDVASWQDATGHQVRVEHWSNVAEQARVIVPAMLGGDPPDVVVVPYFWSDQYDVKIQCLGEPEADDVVHVVEDDGRKFLAYYERDGVVVGVVGGGMPGKVMKARSKIANAAPIADVLPAS; encoded by the coding sequence GTGAGCAACAGTGCAGGCATCGTCATCGTCGGTGGTGGTCTGGCGGCCACGCGAACCGCCGAGCAACTCCGTCGTGCCGAGTTCGCCGGTCCGATCACGATCGTCAGCGACGAGGACCACCTGCCCTACGACCGACCGCCGCTGTCGAAGGACGTGCTGCGCGGCGAAACCGACGACGTGCTGCTCAAGCCCGCCGAGTTCTATTCCGAACACCACATCACGCTGCGACTCGGTTCGGCGGCCACCGCGCTGGACACCGCGGCGCAGACGGTCACGCTGGCCGACGGCGACGTCGTCCCGTACGACGAACTCGTCATCGCGACTGGGCTGACGCCCAAGCGCATCCGGTCGCTGCCCGACCTCGAGGGCGTGCGCGTGCTGCGGACCCTCGACGAGAGCCTGGCGCTGCGTCGGCATGCCGGCTCGGTGAAGCGGGCCGTCATCATCGGCGCGGGCTTCATCGGCTGCGAGGTCGCGGCCAGCCTGCGCAAGCTCGGCGCCGAGGTGACCATCGTCGAACCGCAGCCCGCACCGCTCGCCTCGGTGCTCGGCCAGCAGATCGGCGAACTAGTGGCCAGGCTGCACCGCGCCGAGGGCGTCGACGTGCGCTGCGGCGTCGGCGTCGCAAGCGTGACCGGCTCCGGACACGTCGAGAAGGTGCAGCTGTCCGACGGCACCGAACTCGACGCCGACGTCGTCGTGGTCGGCATCGGCTCCCGGCCTTCCACGGACTGGCTCGAGGGCAGCGGCGTCGAGATCGACAACGGCGTGGTGTGCGACGTGCACGGCAGGACGTCGGCACCCAACGTGTGGGCCGTCGGCGACGTCGCGTCGTGGCAGGATGCCACGGGACATCAAGTGCGCGTGGAGCATTGGAGCAACGTCGCCGAGCAGGCCCGGGTGATCGTGCCCGCAATGCTCGGCGGCGACCCGCCCGACGTGGTCGTGGTGCCGTACTTCTGGAGCGACCAGTACGACGTCAAGATCCAGTGTCTCGGCGAACCCGAGGCCGACGACGTCGTGCACGTCGTCGAGGACGACGGCCGCAAGTTCCTGGCCTACTACGAGCGCGACGGTGTCGTCGTGGGCGTGGTCGGCGGCGGCATGCCCGGCAAGGTCATGAAGGCGCGCAGCAAGATCGCCAACGCCGCCCCGATCGCCGACGTCCTCCCCGCTTCGTAG
- the mftE gene encoding mycofactocin biosynthesis peptidyl-dipeptidase MftE produces the protein MNSAYHRRVALPGGLGNSTSRQLSNLSPALIVPIGALEQHGPHLPLDTDTRIAVAVATAVAGRLPGDWTLAPAVSYGSSGEHQDFPGTISIGTAALRLLLLEFGRSACQWASRVVFVNGHGGNVAALREAVGLLRDEGRDAAWCSCTVRGGDAHAGHTETSVLLHISPEDVWLDERVAGNGAPLAELLPRMREGGIAAVSPVGVLGDPTTATAADGETLLGEMVNGAVAAISAWAPRPDGMLR, from the coding sequence GTGAATTCGGCCTACCATCGGCGGGTGGCTTTACCCGGGGGGCTTGGGAACTCGACGTCGAGGCAGCTGAGCAATCTGTCGCCCGCGTTGATCGTTCCCATTGGTGCGCTGGAGCAGCATGGGCCACACCTGCCACTCGACACCGACACCCGCATCGCCGTTGCCGTGGCTACGGCGGTTGCTGGCCGGCTGCCGGGCGACTGGACGCTCGCGCCTGCCGTGAGCTACGGCTCCAGTGGTGAGCACCAGGACTTCCCGGGCACCATCTCCATCGGTACGGCTGCGCTGCGACTTCTGCTCCTGGAATTCGGCCGGTCGGCGTGTCAGTGGGCCTCGCGCGTGGTGTTCGTCAACGGCCACGGCGGCAACGTCGCGGCGCTGCGGGAGGCGGTGGGTTTGCTGCGCGACGAAGGGCGCGATGCCGCCTGGTGCTCGTGCACCGTCCGCGGCGGCGATGCCCACGCGGGCCATACCGAAACGTCTGTATTGCTACATATTTCGCCGGAAGACGTGTGGCTCGACGAACGCGTTGCCGGAAACGGCGCGCCACTGGCCGAACTGCTGCCCCGGATGCGGGAGGGCGGCATCGCCGCGGTGAGTCCCGTCGGAGTGCTCGGCGACCCGACCACCGCCACCGCCGCCGACGGTGAGACGTTGCTGGGGGAGATGGTGAACGGCGCCGTCGCCGCCATATCCGCGTGGGCTCCGCGGCCCGACGGGATGCTGAGGTGA
- the mftC gene encoding mycofactocin radical SAM maturase (MftC is a radical SAM/SPASM enzyme that catalyzes the first two steps in biosynthesis of the electron carrier mycofactocin from the terminal Val-Tyr dipeptide of the precursor peptide MftA.), producing MTTVESAPAPAIQHVPRLVDQFEKGLDAPICLTWELTYACNLSCVHCLSASGKRDPRELSTQQCKDVIDELERMQVFYVNIGGGEPTVRSDFWELVDYATEHHVGVKFSTNGVRITPEVAAKLAASDYVDVQISLDGATAEVNDEVRGPGSFAMAIRALENLAAAGFRDAKISVVVTRHNVDQLDDFKDLADRYGATLRITRLRPSGRGADVWDELHPTAAQQVQLYDWLVARGEGVLTGDSFFHLSGLGEPGALAGLNLCGAGRVVCLIDPVGDVYACPFAIHEKFLAGNILTSNGFQDVWQNSQLFNELREPQSAGACSGCGHYDACRGGCMAAKFFTGLPLDGPDPECVQGYGEPALAAERSKPKSSVDHSRSGGRKGPIPLKLLVVPPSAPPKSYCNESPV from the coding sequence ATGACCACCGTTGAATCGGCGCCCGCCCCGGCGATACAGCACGTGCCCCGGCTCGTCGACCAGTTCGAGAAGGGTCTCGACGCGCCGATATGTCTCACGTGGGAATTGACCTACGCGTGCAACCTGTCGTGCGTGCACTGCCTGTCCGCATCGGGCAAGCGCGACCCCCGAGAGCTGAGCACGCAGCAGTGCAAGGACGTGATCGACGAACTCGAGCGCATGCAGGTGTTCTACGTGAACATCGGCGGCGGCGAACCCACTGTGCGATCGGACTTCTGGGAACTCGTCGACTACGCGACCGAGCATCACGTGGGCGTCAAGTTCTCCACCAACGGGGTTCGCATCACGCCCGAGGTCGCGGCGAAGCTGGCAGCCAGTGACTACGTCGACGTGCAGATCTCGCTCGACGGCGCGACCGCAGAGGTCAACGACGAGGTGCGCGGACCCGGTTCGTTCGCGATGGCGATCCGCGCGCTGGAGAACCTCGCCGCCGCGGGTTTCCGCGACGCCAAGATCTCGGTGGTCGTCACGCGGCACAACGTCGACCAGCTCGACGACTTCAAGGATCTCGCAGACCGGTACGGCGCGACCCTGCGCATCACCCGCCTGCGGCCGTCGGGCCGCGGCGCCGACGTGTGGGACGAACTGCACCCCACCGCCGCGCAGCAGGTTCAGCTCTACGACTGGCTGGTCGCCCGCGGTGAAGGCGTCCTCACCGGCGACTCGTTCTTCCACCTGTCCGGCCTCGGCGAGCCCGGCGCACTGGCCGGGCTCAACCTGTGCGGCGCAGGCCGCGTGGTGTGCCTGATCGACCCGGTCGGCGACGTCTACGCCTGCCCGTTCGCCATCCACGAGAAGTTCCTGGCCGGAAACATCCTCACCAGCAATGGTTTTCAGGACGTCTGGCAGAACTCGCAGCTGTTCAACGAGCTGCGCGAACCGCAGTCGGCCGGTGCGTGCAGCGGATGCGGCCACTACGACGCGTGCCGCGGCGGATGCATGGCGGCCAAGTTCTTCACCGGTCTGCCGCTGGACGGGCCCGACCCGGAGTGCGTGCAGGGTTACGGCGAGCCCGCGCTCGCGGCCGAACGCAGCAAGCCGAAGTCGAGTGTCGACCATTCCCGATCCGGTGGCCGCAAGGGTCCGATCCCGCTCAAACTGCTGGTCGTTCCACCGTCGGCGCCCCCCAAGTCGTACTGCAACGAAAGTCCCGTCTGA
- a CDS encoding Lrp/AsnC family transcriptional regulator — protein MDRLDETDEAILAELTEHARATFAEIGERVNLSAPAVKRRVDRMLDNGVIRGFTTVVDRSAIGRGTEAYVQVFCHGTIAPDELRRAWEDIPEVVSAATVTGTSDAMLHVLARDMRHLEEALERIRASADIERSESIVVLSNLIERAHP, from the coding sequence ATGGACCGTTTGGACGAGACCGACGAGGCGATTCTCGCCGAGCTGACCGAGCACGCCAGGGCGACGTTCGCGGAGATCGGTGAGCGGGTGAACCTGTCCGCCCCCGCGGTCAAGCGGCGGGTGGACCGCATGCTCGACAACGGGGTGATCCGTGGCTTCACCACCGTCGTCGACCGCAGCGCCATCGGCCGGGGGACCGAGGCCTACGTGCAGGTGTTCTGTCACGGCACGATCGCGCCCGACGAACTGCGGCGCGCATGGGAGGACATCCCCGAAGTCGTTAGCGCCGCAACGGTCACCGGCACCTCGGACGCCATGCTGCACGTGCTCGCCCGCGACATGCGGCACCTCGAGGAGGCGCTCGAACGCATCCGCGCCAGCGCCGACATCGAGCGCAGCGAGAGCATCGTCGTACTGTCCAACCTCATCGAGCGCGCGCATCCCTGA
- the mftA gene encoding mycofactocin precursor MftA (Mycofactocin is a small molecule electron carrier derived from the final two amino acids, Val-Tyr, of MftA, the mycofactocin precursor. It plays a role in redox homeostasis and the metabolism of alcohols and aldehydes in Actinobacteria, including Mycobacterium tuberculosis.), which yields MEQAQQASVQDHVQDELVTESLVEEVSIDGMCGVY from the coding sequence ATGGAGCAGGCGCAGCAGGCATCCGTGCAAGATCACGTCCAGGATGAACTCGTCACCGAGAGCCTCGTCGAAGAGGTGTCGATCGACGGCATGTGCGGGGTCTACTGA
- the mftF gene encoding mycofactocin biosynthesis glycosyltransferase MftF (Members of this protein family, MftF, are glycosyltransferases, members of PF00535 (glycosyl transferase family 2). The encoding gene is found as part of the mycofactocin cassette, in Mycobacterium tuberculosis, many other Actinobacteria, and occasional members of other lineages. Mycofactocin itself, a putative redox carrier, is a heavily modified derivative of the C-terminal Val-Tyr dipeptide of the mycofactocin precursor MftA (TIGR03969).) yields MTGPRLPDGFAVQVDRRVKVLGSGAALLGGSPTRLLRLAPAAQTMLRGGRLEVHDAQSAQLARTLLDATVAHPRPASGPSHRDVTVVIPVRDNASGAQRLVRALRGMRVIVVDDGSAVPIRPSDFDAQRCELQVLRHPTSRGPAAARNTGLQASGTDLVAFLDSDVVPRRGWLEALLGHFCDPAVALVAPRIVALHEPDNLVARYESVRSSLDLGQREAPVVPFGTVSYVPSAAIVCRRQTLADVGGFDETLQSGEDVDLCWRFIEAGARLRYEPIALVGHDHRTQLREWFTRKAFYGSSAAPLAVRHPGKTAPLVISGWTLLAWLLLAMGSGIGYLASTLVAVLTGRRIAKALSSVDTAPKEVAAVTAHGLWAAALQLASAICRHYWPLALVAAVLFKRCRQVVLVAAVVDGVVDWATRHADADGDAHRVGLLSYLLLKRLDDIAYGLGLWTGVVRERHLGALKPQIRT; encoded by the coding sequence GTGACGGGGCCGCGCCTGCCCGACGGCTTCGCGGTACAGGTGGATCGGCGTGTCAAGGTGCTCGGTTCCGGTGCGGCGCTGCTCGGGGGTTCCCCCACACGACTGTTGCGGCTGGCCCCGGCCGCCCAGACCATGCTCCGAGGTGGCAGGCTCGAGGTGCACGATGCGCAGAGCGCCCAGCTGGCACGCACGCTCCTCGACGCCACCGTTGCGCACCCCCGGCCCGCGTCGGGCCCGTCGCATCGCGACGTCACAGTGGTGATTCCGGTGCGCGACAATGCATCCGGGGCCCAGCGGCTGGTGCGGGCGTTGCGGGGGATGCGGGTGATCGTCGTGGACGACGGCTCGGCCGTGCCGATCAGGCCGTCGGACTTCGACGCGCAGCGGTGCGAACTCCAGGTGCTGCGCCACCCCACCAGCAGGGGCCCGGCCGCCGCCCGCAACACCGGTCTGCAGGCAAGCGGTACCGACCTGGTCGCTTTCCTGGACTCCGACGTGGTGCCGCGCCGCGGATGGCTCGAGGCGCTGCTGGGGCACTTCTGCGACCCCGCCGTGGCGCTCGTCGCCCCCCGCATCGTTGCGCTGCACGAGCCAGACAACCTGGTCGCGCGCTACGAGTCGGTGCGCTCGTCGCTGGACCTCGGCCAGCGGGAGGCGCCCGTGGTGCCGTTCGGCACGGTGTCCTACGTGCCGAGCGCCGCAATCGTCTGCCGTCGGCAGACCCTGGCCGACGTCGGCGGCTTCGACGAGACGCTGCAGTCGGGCGAGGACGTCGACCTGTGCTGGCGGTTCATCGAAGCCGGTGCCCGACTGCGCTACGAGCCGATTGCCCTGGTAGGGCACGACCACCGCACCCAGCTCCGAGAGTGGTTCACCCGCAAGGCGTTCTACGGGTCGTCGGCAGCACCGCTGGCCGTTCGGCACCCGGGTAAGACGGCCCCGCTGGTGATCTCCGGGTGGACGCTGCTGGCGTGGCTGCTGCTCGCCATGGGTTCGGGCATCGGCTACCTCGCCTCCACGCTGGTGGCCGTGCTGACCGGGCGGCGCATCGCCAAGGCGCTCAGCTCGGTCGACACTGCGCCCAAGGAGGTCGCCGCAGTCACCGCCCATGGCCTCTGGGCCGCGGCGTTGCAGCTGGCGTCGGCGATCTGCAGACACTACTGGCCGCTGGCACTGGTCGCCGCCGTGCTGTTCAAACGGTGCAGGCAGGTGGTCCTGGTCGCCGCCGTGGTGGACGGTGTCGTCGACTGGGCCACCAGGCATGCCGACGCCGACGGCGACGCCCACCGCGTGGGGCTGCTGAGCTACCTGCTGCTCAAGCGTCTCGACGACATCGCCTACGGTCTCGGACTGTGGACGGGCGTCGTCCGCGAGCGTCACCTCGGCGCTCTCAAGCCGCAGATCCGGACCTGA
- the mftR gene encoding mycofactocin system transcriptional regulator (MftR, the mycofactocin system transcriptional regulator, is an uncharacterized TetR family DNA-binding transcription factor. Its role is inferred by context. It occurs as part of the biosynthesis locus for mycofactocin, a partially characterized electron carrier derived from the terminal Val-Tyr dipeptide of the precursor peptide MftA, through a radical SAM enzyme-mediated process.) has protein sequence MANASERRAPAAGDVAPRVGRRRSTTQDHIADVALDLFAERGFDEVSVDDVAQAAGIARRTLFRYYPSKNAIPWGDFDAHLGHLRDLLDAVPDDVPLRAALRSALLAFNEFDDAETARHRQRMRVILETDALQAHSMTMYAGWRTVVAAFVARRLDARVADLVPQTVAWTMLGVALAAYGHWLADESASLPGALTAAFDTVSAGLGDL, from the coding sequence GTGGCGAATGCATCCGAACGCCGGGCCCCCGCTGCCGGCGACGTCGCGCCGCGCGTGGGCAGGCGCCGCTCGACCACGCAGGATCACATCGCCGACGTAGCGCTCGATCTATTCGCCGAACGCGGGTTCGACGAGGTCAGCGTCGACGACGTGGCCCAGGCCGCGGGCATCGCGCGCCGCACCCTGTTCCGCTACTACCCCTCCAAGAACGCCATCCCGTGGGGCGACTTCGACGCCCACCTCGGTCACCTGCGCGATCTGCTCGACGCCGTCCCGGACGACGTTCCCCTACGGGCCGCCCTGCGCTCGGCGTTGTTGGCCTTCAACGAGTTCGACGACGCGGAGACGGCACGGCACCGGCAGCGGATGCGGGTGATCCTCGAGACCGACGCCCTGCAGGCGCACTCGATGACGATGTACGCGGGATGGCGCACCGTCGTCGCGGCGTTCGTCGCCCGCAGGCTCGACGCACGGGTCGCCGACCTGGTCCCGCAGACCGTGGCGTGGACGATGCTCGGGGTCGCGCTGGCGGCGTACGGGCACTGGCTGGCCGACGAGTCGGCATCCCTGCCCGGCGCACTGACCGCCGCCTTCGACACCGTCAGCGCGGGCCTCGGCGACCTGTGA
- the mftD gene encoding pre-mycofactocin synthase MftD (MftD, an enzyme found in the mycofactocin biosynthesis locus, performs an oxidative deamination of 3-amino-5-[(p-hydroxyphenyl)methyl]-4,4-dimethyl-2-pyrrolidinone (AHDP). The resulting compound, now called pre-mycofactocin (PMFT), is a biologically active redox cofactor that can oxidize the non-exchangeable NADH of TIGR03971 family SDR-type oxidoreductases.): MARDIWFETVAIAQQRAKKRLPKSVYSSLISASEKGLTVSDNVESFSELGFAPHVVGAAEKRDLTTTVMGQEISMPVIISPTGVQAVDPEGEVAVARAAAARGTAMGLSSFASKPIEEVVAVNGKVFFQIYWLGGREAILERAQRAKEAGAVGLITTTDWSFSHGRDWGSPKIPEQMNLRTMIKMSPEVLTKPRWLWDFGKTLSPPDLRVPNQGRRGEPGPAFFEAYGEWMGTPPPTWEDIAWLRERWDGPFMMKGIVRVDDAKRAVDAGVSAISVSNHGGNNLDGTPAAIRCLPAVAAAVGDQVEVLLDGGIRRGSDVVKAVALGARAVMIGRAYLWGLAANGQAGVENVLDILRGGIDSALMGMGHSSIHDLTPDDILVPEGFTRTLGA; the protein is encoded by the coding sequence ATGGCCCGTGACATCTGGTTCGAAACCGTGGCGATCGCGCAGCAACGCGCGAAGAAGCGTCTGCCCAAGTCCGTCTACTCGTCGCTGATCTCCGCGAGCGAGAAGGGCTTGACCGTCTCCGACAACGTCGAGTCGTTCTCCGAACTCGGCTTCGCCCCGCACGTGGTCGGTGCTGCGGAGAAGCGGGACCTGACGACAACGGTGATGGGACAAGAGATCTCGATGCCGGTGATCATCTCGCCGACCGGCGTGCAGGCGGTGGATCCCGAGGGTGAGGTGGCCGTCGCGCGCGCAGCCGCGGCGCGTGGCACGGCCATGGGACTGTCCTCGTTCGCCAGCAAGCCCATCGAAGAGGTGGTGGCGGTCAACGGCAAGGTCTTCTTCCAGATCTACTGGCTCGGCGGTCGCGAGGCGATCCTGGAACGCGCGCAGCGCGCCAAGGAGGCCGGCGCGGTGGGTCTGATCACCACGACCGACTGGAGCTTCTCGCACGGCCGCGACTGGGGCAGCCCGAAGATCCCCGAGCAGATGAACCTGCGCACCATGATCAAGATGTCGCCGGAGGTGCTCACCAAGCCCCGATGGCTCTGGGACTTCGGCAAGACCCTGAGCCCGCCCGACCTGCGGGTTCCCAACCAGGGACGGCGCGGAGAGCCCGGACCTGCGTTCTTCGAGGCCTACGGCGAGTGGATGGGCACGCCGCCTCCGACCTGGGAGGACATCGCGTGGCTGCGCGAGCGGTGGGACGGCCCGTTCATGATGAAGGGGATCGTCCGGGTCGACGACGCGAAACGTGCTGTGGACGCGGGCGTTTCGGCGATCTCGGTGTCCAATCACGGCGGCAACAACCTCGACGGCACCCCGGCGGCGATCCGTTGCCTACCTGCCGTCGCGGCAGCGGTGGGCGATCAGGTCGAGGTGTTGCTGGACGGCGGCATCCGACGCGGCAGCGACGTGGTCAAGGCCGTAGCGCTCGGCGCCCGCGCGGTGATGATCGGCCGGGCCTACCTGTGGGGTCTGGCGGCCAACGGTCAGGCCGGCGTCGAGAACGTGTTGGACATCCTGCGCGGCGGAATCGACTCGGCGCTCATGGGCATGGGTCACTCCTCGATCCACGACCTCACGCCGGACGACATCCTGGTACCCGAGGGATTCACTCGCACGCTCGGAGCCTGA
- a CDS encoding VOC family protein has protein sequence MTRFDHPDGNDPLTVLRDGDLPVQPDPGFAASLRSRLESALALPNRTGDVVMSGTDSALAELNETREAISPRGAAIPYLAVPDARAAIQWYVDAFGAEVVGEPFVMDDGRVGHAELALSGGILYLADEYPELGLKAPAAQNVSVSMMLAVPDTDDALARVRGRGATVVQDVGEGHGSRNATIVDPFGHRWMLTGPATGAPTPIQHGDVGFVSLWTPDADRAAAFYGQVLGWVYDAPTNRVTNTVAPIGLFSVPGAPTMLCCYAVGDLAGASRSIVDGGGQVGQTIEFDFGTVLDATDPAGGPFAVFQPRPGLPRPDLNGAGPGELSYITYHVPDSGQFKAFFSRLLFWSFQPGRVDDGWEIRETHPMAGVAGGSDRSVTVPMWTVDDVEAAVARVREAGGTVIEEPSRQSYGLSALCTDDQGSRFYLGQF, from the coding sequence ATGACCCGGTTCGACCATCCCGACGGCAACGACCCCCTGACCGTCCTGCGTGACGGTGACCTTCCGGTCCAGCCGGACCCCGGCTTCGCCGCAAGCCTGCGGTCACGGCTGGAATCCGCACTCGCACTGCCCAATCGAACAGGAGACGTCGTGATGAGCGGTACCGATTCTGCGCTCGCCGAACTCAACGAGACCCGTGAGGCCATCAGCCCGCGCGGCGCCGCGATCCCCTACCTGGCGGTACCCGACGCCCGGGCCGCAATCCAGTGGTACGTCGACGCCTTCGGAGCCGAGGTCGTCGGCGAGCCGTTCGTGATGGACGACGGCCGCGTCGGCCACGCCGAACTCGCCCTCTCGGGTGGCATCCTCTACCTGGCCGACGAGTACCCGGAGTTGGGTCTCAAAGCGCCTGCGGCACAGAACGTTTCGGTCAGCATGATGCTCGCCGTGCCCGATACCGACGACGCGCTGGCCCGCGTCCGGGGGCGAGGCGCCACCGTGGTGCAGGACGTCGGGGAGGGGCACGGGTCGCGCAACGCGACGATCGTCGACCCCTTCGGACACCGCTGGATGCTGACCGGGCCTGCCACCGGCGCACCGACGCCAATCCAGCACGGTGACGTCGGCTTCGTCTCGCTGTGGACCCCCGACGCCGACCGCGCCGCCGCGTTCTATGGTCAGGTGCTGGGCTGGGTCTACGACGCCCCGACGAACCGCGTCACCAACACCGTCGCGCCGATCGGACTGTTCTCGGTGCCCGGCGCCCCGACGATGCTGTGCTGCTACGCCGTCGGAGACCTGGCGGGCGCCAGCCGGTCGATCGTCGACGGCGGCGGTCAGGTCGGGCAGACCATCGAGTTCGACTTCGGCACCGTGCTCGACGCCACCGATCCTGCGGGCGGGCCGTTCGCGGTGTTCCAGCCCCGGCCGGGACTGCCCCGCCCGGACCTCAATGGCGCAGGCCCCGGCGAACTCTCGTACATCACCTATCACGTGCCCGACTCCGGGCAGTTCAAGGCGTTCTTCAGCCGGTTGCTGTTCTGGTCGTTTCAACCGGGCCGCGTCGACGACGGCTGGGAGATCAGGGAGACCCACCCGATGGCGGGTGTCGCCGGGGGAAGCGACCGGTCGGTTACGGTCCCGATGTGGACGGTCGACGACGTCGAGGCCGCCGTCGCCAGGGTGCGGGAGGCCGGCGGGACGGTGATCGAGGAGCCGTCGCGGCAGTCCTACGGCCTGTCGGCGCTGTGCACCGACGACCAGGGCAGCCGGTTCTACCTCGGGCAGTTCTAG
- the mftB gene encoding mycofactocin biosynthesis chaperone MftB (MftB, a small protein, is a peptide chaperone that assists the radical SAM enzyme MftC in performing two modifications to the C-terminal Val-Tyr dipeptide of the mycofactocin precursor peptide, MftA. MftB's role is analogous to the role of PqqD in the biosynthesis of PQQ, a cofactor that derives entirely from a Tyr and a Glu in the precursor PqqA.): MSASTAAFESGSESTVPDGPVVPAPRFDPDAGWRLHHQVAVRPEPFGALLYHFGTRKLSFLKNRKIVEVVNALGDHPDARAALRAAGIDDDQQAPYVHALGVLVQSKMLVPKETS; the protein is encoded by the coding sequence ATGTCGGCGTCCACCGCGGCCTTCGAGTCGGGGTCGGAGTCGACCGTGCCCGACGGCCCGGTGGTCCCCGCGCCGCGGTTCGATCCCGACGCCGGCTGGCGGCTGCACCACCAGGTGGCAGTGCGGCCCGAGCCGTTCGGGGCGTTGCTGTATCACTTTGGCACCCGCAAGCTTTCGTTCCTCAAGAACCGGAAGATCGTCGAGGTGGTCAACGCGCTGGGTGATCATCCCGACGCGCGCGCAGCCCTGCGTGCCGCCGGCATCGACGACGACCAGCAGGCGCCTTACGTGCACGCGCTGGGCGTGCTCGTCCAGTCCAAGATGCTGGTCCCCAAGGAGACTTCATGA
- a CDS encoding RNA polymerase sigma factor, which translates to MSNEAEGYDAPRALLTLYDEALPSVYGYFVRRCADRATAEDLTSDTFLAAMDAARKWSARSDEAPPPITVPWLIGVARHKLADHYRRRHDRFTDPVAELPEPDGEDRWDAEVDRIVAESVLARLPEHHRTVLALRYMDDRSVPECAELIGRTVHATEALLVRARRAFKKHYPEGGAR; encoded by the coding sequence GTGAGCAACGAAGCGGAAGGCTACGACGCCCCCCGTGCCTTGCTGACGCTGTACGACGAGGCGCTCCCATCGGTGTACGGGTACTTCGTACGCAGGTGCGCCGACCGGGCGACGGCCGAGGATCTGACGTCGGACACGTTCCTCGCGGCGATGGACGCCGCGCGGAAGTGGAGCGCACGCAGTGACGAGGCGCCGCCGCCGATCACGGTGCCGTGGCTCATCGGCGTGGCACGCCACAAGTTGGCCGACCACTATCGCCGCAGGCACGACCGCTTCACCGACCCCGTCGCCGAACTGCCCGAGCCCGACGGCGAGGACCGGTGGGACGCCGAGGTCGACCGCATCGTCGCCGAGAGCGTGCTCGCCCGGTTGCCCGAGCACCACCGCACGGTGCTCGCGCTGCGCTACATGGACGACCGCTCGGTGCCGGAGTGCGCCGAGCTGATCGGCCGCACCGTGCATGCCACCGAGGCACTGCTGGTGCGCGCCCGACGCGCCTTCAAGAAGCACTACCCGGAAGGAGGGGCGCGATGA